From Clarias gariepinus isolate MV-2021 ecotype Netherlands chromosome 2, CGAR_prim_01v2, whole genome shotgun sequence, one genomic window encodes:
- the LOC128544922 gene encoding macrophage colony-stimulating factor 1 receptor-like, with protein sequence MILFTFIVGLLSCQVQALSHPRIKVNGEDPAETDVVIDSGSRLKLTCDGDAPVNIEPRLAKYKSHSKPNGNSCTFNVQKATYKLTGTFKCVYTDKNSYIFSSVYIFVRDPKILFDTPLTTHIIMKEGENALIPCLLTDPAATDVQLGMKNGSALPSNMNVTFDPKKGMLIRDLKPWFSSEYVCSARIGGEEKKSSAFNLKVTDRVRFPPYVFLQKKEHIRLVGERLELICSASNRNFNYNITWKHSSHLLPKPETSAAWESGNLKIKSTVILPAVTMSDSGNITCIGANEAGVNSSTAHLLVIDKPYIRLTPKLSPHLIHEGLSINISEAENVELRVSIEAYPQITFKKWKGPTFLNNSQHDIHFSGNDYRYEAVLLLKRLNSKEQGRYTFYANSSKTNASITFSIHVYETPIIVDKRRNESFLVCKASGFPAPQIFWFQCQGTRPMCRENSTDVEVHQLFTAETVEMKNNEFQPVEVESVLTITPSYQKMTIECIARNRVGEARDVFPIDQSEKLFTATLIGAISVMVFLLLLLIILIYKYKQKPKYEIRWKIIEATDGNNYTFIDPTQLPYNEKWEFPRDKLKLGKILGSGAFGKVVEATAYGLGKDDNVTRVAVKMLKASAHSDEKEALMSELKILSHLGQHKNIVNLLGACTHGGPVLVITEYCCHGDLLNFLRNKAETFLQCVISIPEETSNYKNVHKMFYRSDSGVSSTCSDSYLDMKPLVPRSHLSRIPSCNQEKEENSLDLDDLIKFSYQVAHGLDFLASKNCIHRDVAARNVLLTDGCVAKICDFGLARDIMNDANYVVKGNARLPVKWMAPESIFECVYTVQSDVWSYGILLWEIFSLGKSPYPNILVDSKFYKMIKSGYQMSRPDFAPPEMYNIMKMCWNLEPTERPTFSKITQLIERLLEEIPDKTPYQNVQMEELDEEQLEACDTTKRDEESCEQVEEEQPLVKPNNYQFC encoded by the exons ATGATCCTCTTCACCTTTATTGTGGGGCTGCTGTCCTGTCAGGTTCAAG CCTTGTCTCATCCGAGAATAAAGGTAAACGGAGAAGATCCGGCTGAAACTGACGTGGTTATCGACTCTGGTTCGCGTCTCAAACTGACCTGTGATGGTGATGCTCCAGTGAATATTGAACCTCGGTTAGCTAAATATAAATCACACAGCAAGCCTAATGGGAACAGCTGCACCTTTAATGTTCAAAAAGCTACCTACAAATTAACAGGCACTTTTAAGTGTGTGTACACTGACAAAAATTCCTATATCTTCTCATCTGTGTACATATTTGTAAGAG ATCCAAAGATTCTCTTTGACACCCCGCTGACTACTCATATTATAATGAAAGAAGGAGAGAATGCCCTCATCCCCTGCCTTCTTACTGACCCGGCGGCCACTGATGTCCAGTTGGGCATGAAAAATGGGTCTGCACTACCCTCTAACATGAACGTAACTTTTGACCCCAAGAAAGGGATGCTAATTCGGGACCTCAAGCCTTGGTTCAGTTCAGAGTATGTCTGCAGTGCAAGGAtaggaggagaagaaaaaaagtcttcagCCTTCAATCTAAAAGTCACTGATA GAGTCCGTTTTCCACCCTATGTGTTTCTTCAGAAGAAGGAGCATATTCGACTTGTTGGAGAGAGACTAGAACTCATCTGTTCTGCCAGCAATCGTAACTTTAACTACAACATCACCTGGAAGCACTCATCACATTTG ctTCCAAAACCAGAGACCTCAGCCGCCTGGGAATCTGGAAACTTGAAAATCAAGAGTACTGTGATCCTGCCTGCTGTTACCATGTCTGACTCTGGTAATATCACCTGTATCGGAGCTAATGAGGCTGGAGTCAACAGCTCCACAGCACACCTTCTGGTTATTG ATAAGCCATACATTAGACTGACCCCCAAGCTGTCCCCTCATCTGATCCATGAGGGTTTGTCTATTAATATCAGTGAGGCAGAGAATGTTGAACTAAGGGTGAGCATAGAAGCATACCCACAAATCACATTCAAAAAGTGGAAGGGACCGACATTTCTTAACAACTCACAGCATGACATTCATTTCTCCGGCAATGATTACAG GTATGAAGCAGTGCTGCTTCTGAAGAGACTGAATTCCAAGGAACAGGGCAGATACACCTTCTATGCCAACAGCAGCAAGACTAATGCCTCCATAACATTTAGCATTCATGTTTACG AAACACCAATTATCGTTGATAAAAGAAGGAATGAGAGCTTCTTAGTATGCAAAGCATCTGGGTTCCCAGCTCCCCAAATCTTCTGGTTCCAGTGTCAAGGAACCAGACCGAT GTGCAGAGAGAATTCCACTGATGTGGAGGTTCACCAGTTATTCACAGCTGAGACAGTGGAGATGAAGAACAATGAGTTTCAACCAGTTGAAGTGGAAAGTGTTTTAACAATCACACCATCCTATCAGAAGATGACTATAGAGTGTATAGCCCGAAATCGCGTTGGGGAAGCCCGTGATGTTTTCCCTATTGACCAGTCTG AGAAACTCTTTACTGCAACATTGATTGGCGCCATAAGTGTAATGGTTTTCCTCCTTCTACTCCTTATCATCCTCATTTACAAGTATAAACAG AAACCCAAATATGAGATCCGATGGAAGATTATTGAAGCCACAGATGGGAACAACTACACATTTATCGACCCCACACAACTTCCttataatgaaaaatgggaaTTTCCAAGAGACAAACTCAAATTGG GGAAGATTTTGGGCTCAGGAGCATTCGGGAAAGTGGTGGAGGCGACAGCGTATGGTCTAGGAAAGGACGACAATGTGACTCGTGTGGCTGTAAAAATGCTTAAAG CTAGTGCCCATTCAGACGAGAAAGAGGCTCTAATGTCCGAACTGAAGATTCTAAGTCATCTAGGACAACACAAGAATATTGTCAACCTGCTTGGAGCCTGCACACATGGAG GTCCTGTGCTGGTCATCACTGAATATTGCTGTCATGGTGATCTTCTGAACTTCCTGCGCAATAAAGCGGAGACCTTCTTACAGTGTGTGATTTCAATCCCAGAAGAGACTAGCAACTACAAAAACGTTCACAAGATGTTTTATAGAAG TGACAGTGGGGTTTCCAGCACTTGTTCAGACAGTTACCTGGACATGAAGCCTCTAGTGCCCAGATCTCACTTGTCACGCA TTCCTTCCTGCAaccaagaaaaagaagaaaactcaTTGGATTTGGATGACTTGATCAAATTCTCCTACCAGGTGGCTCACGGACTTGACTTCCTTGCATCTAAAAAT TGCATTCACAGAGATGTCGCAGCCAGGAACGTTCTTTTAACAGATGGGTGTGTGGCCAAAATCTGCGACTTTGGACTGGCTCGTGATATCATGAACGATGCTAACTATGTGGTCAAAGGGAAT GCTCGTTTGCCAGTGAAGTGGATGGCTCCAGAGAGTatctttgagtgtgtgtataccgTACAGAGTGATGTTTGGTCGTATGGTATTCTGCTGTGGGAGATCTTCTCTCTGG GTAAAAGCCCATATCCAAACATCCTGGTGGACTCTAAATTCTATAAGATGATAAAGTCTGGCTATCAGATGTCCCGTCCTGACTTCGCCCCACCCGAGAT GTACAACATCATGAAAATGTGCTGGAACCTCGAACCCACAGAGCGGCCAACTTTCAGCAAGATCACCCAGCTTATCGAGAGGCTGCTGGAAGAAATACCAGATAAG ACTCCGTATCAGAATGTGCAGATGGAAGAACTGGATGAAGAGCAGCTGGAGGCCTGTGATACCACCAAACGTGATGAGGAATCATGTGAACAGGTGGAAGAAGAGCAGCCCCTGGTGAAGCCCAACAACTACCAGTTCTGCTAA